A single window of Mycobacterium sp. ITM-2016-00318 DNA harbors:
- a CDS encoding NADH-quinone oxidoreductase subunit C → MTTPSDAPESFPQGNGETEKEVVGVRRGMFGPTGSGDTSGYGRLVREVAMPGSSPRPYGGYFDEVVDTLASVLGDEPFTAAIERVEVYRDQLTLEVRREHLPAVMAALRDDAGLRFELCLGVSGVHYPQDTGRELHAVYPLMSITHNRRIQVETTAPDADPHIPSLFRVYPTTDWHERETYDFFGIIFDGHPSLTRIEMPDDWVGHPQRKDYPLGGIPVEYHGAEIPPPDERRAYS, encoded by the coding sequence GTGACCACGCCGTCGGATGCGCCAGAGAGCTTTCCCCAGGGCAACGGCGAGACCGAGAAGGAAGTCGTCGGCGTACGCCGGGGGATGTTCGGCCCCACGGGGTCCGGCGACACCTCCGGATACGGGCGGCTGGTCCGCGAAGTGGCGATGCCAGGCAGCTCGCCGCGCCCGTACGGCGGGTACTTCGACGAGGTCGTCGACACCTTGGCGTCGGTGCTCGGCGACGAACCCTTCACCGCGGCCATCGAGCGGGTGGAAGTGTACCGCGACCAGCTGACCCTCGAGGTGCGCCGCGAGCACCTGCCCGCGGTCATGGCCGCGCTGCGCGACGACGCCGGGCTGCGGTTCGAGCTGTGCCTCGGTGTCAGCGGCGTGCACTACCCACAGGACACGGGGCGCGAACTGCACGCCGTGTATCCGCTGATGTCGATCACCCACAACAGGCGGATCCAGGTGGAGACGACTGCGCCCGATGCCGATCCGCACATCCCGTCGCTGTTCCGCGTCTACCCGACCACCGACTGGCACGAACGCGAGACCTACGACTTCTTCGGGATCATCTTCGACGGCCATCCCTCGCTGACGCGCATCGAGATGCCCGACGACTGGGTGGGGCACCCGCAGCGCAAGGACTATCCGTTGGGCGGCATCCCCGTTGAGTACCACGGCGCCGAGATACCCCCGCCCGACGAGCGGAGGGCATACAGCTGA
- a CDS encoding NADH-quinone oxidoreductase subunit B family protein has protein sequence MGLEEKLPSGILLSTVEKLAGYVRKGSLWPATFGLACCAIEMMATAGPRFDISRFGMERFSATPRQADLMIVAGRVSQKMAPVLRQVYDQMAEPKWVLAMGVCASSGGMFNNYAIVQGVDHVVPVDIYLPGCPPRPEMLLHAILKLHDKIQEMPLGVNREEAVREAEKAALAVTPTIELKGLLR, from the coding sequence TTGGGACTAGAGGAAAAGCTGCCGAGCGGCATCCTGCTGTCGACAGTCGAGAAGCTCGCGGGCTACGTCCGCAAGGGGTCCCTGTGGCCAGCCACATTCGGCCTGGCCTGCTGTGCCATCGAGATGATGGCGACAGCCGGTCCGCGCTTCGACATCTCGCGTTTCGGCATGGAGCGGTTCTCGGCGACCCCGAGGCAGGCCGACCTGATGATCGTGGCGGGCCGGGTCAGCCAGAAGATGGCCCCGGTCCTGCGGCAGGTCTACGACCAGATGGCCGAGCCCAAGTGGGTGCTGGCAATGGGCGTCTGCGCGTCCTCGGGCGGAATGTTCAACAACTACGCCATCGTCCAAGGCGTTGACCACGTCGTTCCGGTGGACATCTACCTGCCCGGATGCCCGCCGCGGCCGGAGATGCTGCTGCACGCGATCCTGAAACTGCACGACAAGATCCAGGAGATGCCACTCGGCGTCAACCGTGAGGAAGCGGTCCGCGAAGCCGAGAAGGCGGCCCTGGCGGTCACGCCGACGATCGAGCTCAAGGGGCTGCTGCGGTGA
- a CDS encoding NADH-quinone oxidoreductase subunit A: protein MNLYLPILVLGAVAAGFAVFSVIAALLGGPRRYNRAKLEAYECGIEPMPDLANPAAAGQRFPMKYYVTAMLFIVFDIEIVFLYPWAVAFDSLGIFALVEMLLFMATVFVAYAYVWRRGGLNWD from the coding sequence ATGAACCTGTATCTGCCCATCCTGGTGCTCGGCGCTGTCGCAGCCGGGTTTGCCGTGTTCTCGGTCATCGCTGCCCTCCTTGGCGGGCCGCGGCGGTACAACCGGGCCAAGCTCGAGGCATACGAGTGCGGTATCGAGCCCATGCCGGACCTGGCCAACCCTGCGGCCGCAGGCCAGCGGTTCCCGATGAAGTACTACGTCACCGCGATGCTGTTCATCGTCTTCGACATCGAGATCGTGTTCCTGTACCCGTGGGCCGTCGCCTTCGACAGCCTGGGGATATTCGCGCTGGTCGAGATGCTGTTGTTCATGGCGACCGTGTTCGTGGCGTACGCCTACGTCTGGCGCAGGGGAGGCCTGAATTGGGACTAG
- a CDS encoding response regulator transcription factor: MPESSRPLRVLVYSDNPRTREQVQLALGKRVHPDLPELTYLEVATGPMVIAQMDEGGFDLVILDGEATPTGGMGIAKQLKDELDDCPPLLVLTGRRDDAWLANWSRAEAAVPHPIDPIRLGEAVVSLLRAPVQ, from the coding sequence ATGCCCGAATCATCTCGGCCGCTGCGAGTCCTGGTCTACAGCGACAACCCCCGGACTCGCGAACAGGTCCAGCTGGCTCTGGGCAAGCGCGTGCATCCTGACCTGCCCGAGCTGACCTATCTCGAGGTGGCCACCGGGCCGATGGTGATCGCGCAGATGGACGAGGGCGGCTTCGATCTGGTGATTCTCGACGGCGAGGCCACCCCGACAGGCGGCATGGGAATAGCCAAGCAGCTCAAGGACGAACTCGACGACTGCCCGCCGCTGCTGGTCCTCACCGGCCGCCGCGACGACGCCTGGCTGGCGAACTGGTCGCGCGCCGAGGCGGCCGTTCCGCACCCGATCGACCCCATCCGTTTGGGCGAGGCCGTTGTCTCGCTTCTGCGCGCGCCTGTCCAGTAG
- a CDS encoding YceI family protein, which produces MASLSEFFSDPASAGTWTLDADQSTITVKAKSMWGLVPVKGRFGEFSGEGLLAAPQTVSGHVDIKAASMRTGIRKRDKHLHSADFFDAERFPDINVVVTGVEAVEGDTLRLRADLTVKGTTKPVELTTTVTPTGDGGMRLTGHGTVNRQDFGVNGNLIGMIGDQATLSSDLVFRRTAT; this is translated from the coding sequence ATGGCAAGCCTCAGCGAGTTTTTCAGCGACCCCGCCTCGGCGGGCACGTGGACGCTGGACGCCGATCAATCGACTATCACGGTCAAGGCCAAGTCGATGTGGGGCCTCGTTCCCGTCAAGGGGCGGTTCGGCGAGTTCAGCGGCGAGGGTCTCCTCGCCGCTCCACAAACGGTTTCCGGCCACGTCGACATCAAGGCCGCCTCGATGCGCACCGGCATCCGCAAGCGTGACAAGCACTTGCATTCCGCGGATTTCTTTGACGCCGAGCGTTTTCCGGACATCAACGTGGTGGTCACCGGAGTCGAGGCCGTCGAGGGCGACACACTCAGGCTGCGCGCGGACCTCACCGTCAAGGGCACGACAAAACCCGTCGAGTTGACGACCACGGTGACGCCGACCGGCGACGGCGGGATGCGTCTGACCGGTCATGGAACGGTCAATCGGCAGGATTTCGGTGTCAACGGCAACCTGATCGGGATGATCGGCGACCAGGCAACGCTCTCAAGCGACCTGGTGTTCCGCCGAACTGCTACGTAG
- a CDS encoding nuclear transport factor 2 family protein has product MNDSVLPQPNLRSTVEDVADRLFTAIEKGDAATVEALWDADVLVWKSAEPEEQAKNRAMRVIAWFMDSTSSRRYEILDRQFFDGGFVQQHVLHAAGKGGGSISLRVCIVIKVGMNGLITKIDEYFDPAELEPLLRRRK; this is encoded by the coding sequence ATGAATGACAGTGTTCTACCTCAACCGAACTTGAGGTCAACCGTCGAAGATGTGGCCGACAGGCTGTTCACAGCGATCGAGAAAGGCGACGCAGCCACCGTCGAGGCGCTGTGGGATGCCGACGTGCTGGTGTGGAAGTCCGCAGAACCCGAGGAGCAGGCCAAGAATCGCGCCATGCGGGTGATCGCCTGGTTCATGGACAGCACCAGTTCACGCCGGTATGAGATCCTCGACCGGCAGTTCTTCGACGGCGGATTCGTGCAACAGCATGTGCTGCATGCCGCAGGCAAGGGCGGCGGATCGATCTCTTTGCGGGTCTGCATCGTCATCAAGGTGGGCATGAACGGCCTGATCACCAAGATCGACGAATACTTCGACCCGGCGGAACTGGAGCCACTGCTCCGCCGGCGCAAATGA
- a CDS encoding class I SAM-dependent methyltransferase: MDQTPALSRFDEFYRTTTPPWVIGEPQPAIVELERAGLIRGAVLDVGCGTGEHTILLTRLGYDVLGIDFAPEAIEQARRNAETKGVGARFEVADALNLRDQPGYDTIVDSALFHIFDDGDRPRYVASLHNACRPGGLVHVLALSDAGRGFGPQVSGETIRDAFGDGWELEALEPTTYRGVVTEVHAEQIGLPVGTRVDEPAWLARAQRV, from the coding sequence ATGGACCAAACTCCCGCTCTCTCGCGCTTTGACGAGTTTTACCGAACGACGACTCCGCCGTGGGTGATCGGCGAACCGCAACCTGCGATCGTCGAGCTTGAACGCGCCGGGCTGATCCGGGGCGCCGTGCTCGACGTCGGCTGTGGCACCGGCGAACACACGATCCTGCTCACGAGGCTGGGCTACGACGTGCTCGGCATCGACTTCGCGCCCGAGGCCATCGAGCAGGCCCGCCGCAACGCGGAGACGAAGGGTGTCGGGGCGCGATTCGAGGTCGCCGACGCCCTGAACCTCCGCGACCAGCCGGGCTACGACACCATCGTCGACAGTGCGCTGTTCCACATCTTCGACGACGGCGACCGCCCCCGCTACGTCGCCAGCCTGCACAACGCCTGCAGACCCGGCGGTCTTGTGCACGTTCTCGCGCTGTCGGACGCGGGTCGCGGATTCGGTCCGCAGGTCAGCGGCGAGACGATCCGCGATGCCTTCGGCGACGGATGGGAACTGGAGGCGCTGGAGCCCACGACCTATCGCGGTGTCGTCACCGAGGTGCACGCAGAGCAGATCGGGCTGCCGGTCGGCACCCGTGTCGACGAGCCCGCGTGGTTGGCCAGGGCTCAGCGGGTCTAG
- a CDS encoding DUF6285 domain-containing protein gives MSSLYGRPTAAELVAAVADFLENDVREALQPDGRLADAGQVSFHARVAANVLRTVERELTDDRAAPDLLGYADEAALAAAIRAGELDGRAGEVLPCLRAVVRHRLAVAHPGYDEIA, from the coding sequence ATGAGTTCGCTGTACGGACGCCCGACCGCCGCCGAACTGGTCGCCGCCGTCGCCGACTTCCTGGAGAACGACGTCCGCGAAGCGCTCCAGCCCGATGGTCGGCTCGCCGACGCTGGGCAGGTGTCGTTCCATGCCCGTGTCGCGGCGAACGTGCTGCGCACCGTCGAACGGGAGCTGACTGATGACCGGGCCGCACCCGACCTGCTGGGGTATGCCGACGAGGCTGCGCTGGCCGCCGCCATTCGGGCCGGCGAGCTCGACGGCAGGGCGGGCGAGGTGCTGCCGTGTCTGCGTGCCGTCGTCAGGCATCGGTTGGCCGTCGCACATCCCGGCTATGACGAGATCGCATGA
- a CDS encoding phosphotransferase family protein yields the protein MKQRLAEVLAPVLGEVRIENLTALTGGASRTTWAFDAVGAQRQALILRTGPPDDVHAGMELEASVQQRAAAVGAPVPHIVTADDSPAALGNPYLICNAIAGETIVRRIHRSLDDAGRERLLRQCAQALAAIHRADPDGMGLQQSEQLTEWRDRLDQMGDTTATFEWAFRWLAANRPSQTPPRLVHGDFRMGNLIVDRDGLAAVLDWELVHIGEVYEDLAWFCIRAWRFGAPEALGAGGLGSVESFLAAYEEAAGIEVDRDAFRWHLTVATLRWGVICRFQADRHLSGQTPSVELAAIGRRVSETEWDVLDLLEGTAK from the coding sequence GTGAAACAGCGGCTGGCGGAAGTGCTCGCGCCGGTGCTCGGCGAGGTGCGCATCGAGAACCTCACCGCCCTGACCGGTGGGGCGAGCCGCACCACGTGGGCCTTCGACGCCGTCGGCGCACAACGGCAGGCCCTCATCCTTCGCACCGGACCGCCCGACGACGTGCACGCCGGGATGGAGCTCGAGGCGAGTGTCCAACAGCGTGCGGCGGCGGTGGGCGCGCCCGTTCCGCACATCGTGACCGCCGACGATTCGCCTGCGGCGCTGGGCAACCCGTACCTGATCTGCAACGCGATCGCGGGCGAGACGATCGTCCGGCGCATCCACCGCTCGCTCGACGACGCGGGACGGGAACGACTGCTGCGGCAGTGCGCGCAGGCGCTCGCGGCAATCCACCGCGCCGACCCGGATGGGATGGGCCTGCAGCAGTCCGAACAGCTGACCGAATGGCGCGACCGGCTCGACCAAATGGGCGACACCACAGCGACATTCGAATGGGCGTTCCGGTGGCTTGCCGCCAACCGGCCTTCGCAGACACCGCCACGGCTGGTGCACGGCGACTTCCGGATGGGCAACCTGATCGTCGACCGAGACGGGCTCGCCGCCGTGCTGGACTGGGAGCTGGTCCACATCGGCGAGGTCTACGAGGACTTGGCGTGGTTCTGCATCCGGGCCTGGCGGTTCGGCGCGCCAGAGGCACTCGGCGCAGGCGGCCTCGGCAGCGTCGAAAGCTTCCTGGCCGCCTACGAAGAGGCCGCGGGTATCGAAGTCGATCGCGACGCGTTCCGCTGGCACCTGACGGTCGCGACGCTGCGCTGGGGCGTCATCTGCCGGTTTCAGGCCGACCGCCACCTGTCGGGGCAGACCCCGTCGGTCGAGTTGGCCGCGATCGGCCGCCGCGTCAGCGAAACCGAGTGGGATGTGCTGGATCTGCTCGAGGGGACCGCGAAATGA
- a CDS encoding acyl-CoA dehydrogenase family protein, translating into MDFALPEHLPGLLAEMDAFIEAEIKPLERENIQYFDHRRENARTDWDNGGIPRREWEDLLGEMRRRADAAGWLRYGLPSQFGGRDGSNIDMAVIREHLAHKGLGLHNDLQDESSIVGNFPQVIMMDRFGTEAQKKEWTDALITGERSMAFGLTEPNHGSDATWLETTAVQDGDEWVINGAKRFNTGVHRATHDLVFARTSGEAGQARGITAFLVPTDAPGFSVPYYWWTFNMPTDHGEVELSDVRVPGDAILGEVDRGLEVGQTFLHENRIRQAASSLGAAQHCIDRAVEYAGQRMVFGKPLAVNQAVQWPLVELQTEAQMVRLLVRYAASELDRNHHMEVSDKVSMANYRANRLVCDAADRAMQVLGGVGYSRHEPFEHIYRHHRRYRITEGAEEIQIRRVAQRLFGFGRK; encoded by the coding sequence GTGGACTTTGCTCTCCCCGAGCACCTTCCCGGCCTGCTGGCCGAGATGGATGCGTTCATCGAGGCCGAGATCAAACCGCTGGAACGCGAGAACATCCAGTACTTCGACCATCGCCGCGAGAACGCCCGCACCGACTGGGACAACGGCGGAATCCCTCGACGGGAATGGGAGGACCTGCTCGGCGAGATGCGCAGACGCGCCGACGCCGCCGGGTGGTTGCGCTACGGGCTGCCCTCGCAGTTCGGCGGCCGCGACGGCAGCAACATCGACATGGCGGTGATCCGGGAGCATCTTGCCCACAAAGGTCTCGGGCTGCACAACGATCTGCAGGACGAGTCGTCGATCGTCGGCAACTTCCCTCAGGTCATCATGATGGACCGGTTCGGCACCGAGGCGCAGAAGAAGGAGTGGACCGACGCGCTGATCACCGGAGAACGGTCGATGGCGTTCGGGCTGACCGAACCCAACCACGGCTCGGATGCCACCTGGCTGGAGACCACGGCCGTGCAGGACGGGGATGAGTGGGTCATCAACGGCGCCAAGCGTTTCAACACCGGCGTGCACCGCGCCACCCACGACCTGGTGTTCGCCCGCACATCGGGAGAGGCTGGGCAGGCCCGCGGCATCACCGCGTTTCTCGTGCCGACCGATGCGCCGGGATTCTCGGTGCCCTATTACTGGTGGACGTTCAACATGCCCACCGACCACGGTGAGGTCGAGCTCTCCGACGTCCGGGTGCCCGGCGACGCCATCCTCGGAGAGGTCGACCGCGGCCTCGAGGTCGGGCAGACCTTTCTGCACGAGAACCGGATTCGGCAGGCAGCCAGCAGCCTCGGCGCCGCGCAGCACTGCATCGACCGGGCCGTCGAGTACGCCGGGCAGCGCATGGTGTTCGGCAAGCCGCTAGCCGTGAACCAGGCCGTGCAGTGGCCCCTGGTGGAGTTGCAGACCGAAGCGCAGATGGTGCGGTTACTGGTGCGGTATGCGGCCTCGGAGCTCGATCGCAACCACCACATGGAGGTGTCGGACAAGGTGTCGATGGCCAATTACCGAGCCAATCGACTGGTGTGCGATGCCGCCGACCGGGCGATGCAGGTGCTCGGCGGTGTCGGCTACAGCCGCCACGAGCCGTTCGAGCACATCTACCGTCATCACCGCCGTTATCGGATCACCGAGGGAGCAGAGGAGATCCAGATCCGGCGGGTGGCGCAGCGGCTGTTCGGCTTCGGACGCAAGTGA